Proteins encoded in a region of the Streptomyces sp. NBC_00513 genome:
- a CDS encoding PLP-dependent cysteine synthase family protein — protein MRYDSPLAAVGNTPLVRLPRLSPSADVRIWAKLEDRNPTGSIKDRPALHMVEQAEKDGRLFPGCTILEPTSGNTGISLAMAAKLKGYRIVCVMPENTSQERRDLLRMWGAEIIPSPAAGGSNTAVRVAKELAAEHPDWVMLYQYGNPDNAGAHYATTGPEILADLPSITHFVAGLGTTGTLMGVGRYLREHVPGVRIVAAEPRYDDLVYGLRNLDEGFVPELYDASVLTTRFSVGSADAVTRTRELLREEGIFAGVSTGAALHAAIGVGRKAVAAGESADIVFVVADGGWKYLSTGVYTAETTEEAIEVLQGQLWA, from the coding sequence ATGCGTTACGACTCCCCGCTCGCGGCCGTGGGCAACACGCCGCTGGTCCGGCTGCCCCGGCTCTCGCCCTCCGCCGACGTGCGGATCTGGGCGAAGCTGGAGGACCGGAACCCGACCGGCTCGATCAAGGACCGCCCCGCGCTCCACATGGTCGAACAGGCCGAGAAGGACGGACGGCTGTTCCCGGGCTGCACCATCCTGGAGCCCACCTCCGGCAACACGGGCATCTCGCTCGCCATGGCCGCGAAGCTCAAGGGCTACCGGATCGTGTGCGTCATGCCCGAGAACACCTCGCAGGAGCGCCGCGACCTCCTTCGGATGTGGGGAGCCGAGATCATCCCGTCCCCGGCGGCGGGCGGTTCGAACACCGCCGTGCGGGTGGCGAAGGAACTGGCGGCAGAGCACCCCGACTGGGTGATGCTCTACCAGTACGGGAACCCGGACAACGCGGGCGCCCACTACGCCACGACCGGCCCGGAGATCCTCGCCGACCTCCCGTCGATCACCCACTTCGTCGCGGGCCTGGGCACCACCGGCACCCTGATGGGTGTCGGCCGCTACCTGCGCGAGCACGTGCCCGGCGTCAGGATCGTCGCCGCGGAACCCCGCTACGACGACCTGGTCTACGGGCTGCGCAACCTCGACGAGGGCTTCGTCCCCGAGCTGTACGACGCCTCGGTGCTCACCACCCGCTTCTCGGTCGGCTCGGCCGACGCGGTCACCCGCACCCGGGAACTCCTGCGCGAGGAGGGCATCTTCGCGGGCGTCTCCACGGGCGCCGCCCTGCACGCGGCGATCGGCGTGGGCCGCAAGGCGGTCGCGGCCGGCGAGAGCGCCGACATCGTCTTCGTGGTCGCGGACGGCGGCTGGAAGTACCTGTCCACCGGCGTCTACACGGCCGAGACGACGGAGGAGGCCATCGAGGTCCTCCAGGGTCAGCTCTGGGCCTGA
- a CDS encoding MoaD/ThiS family protein, translating into MAIEVRIPTILRTYTDGEKAVTGEGSTLADLFSDLETRHKGIQERIVDASKGGELRRFVNVYLNDEDVRFLAGISTELKDGDSVTILPAVAGGAK; encoded by the coding sequence ATGGCCATCGAGGTCCGCATCCCCACCATCCTCCGCACCTACACCGACGGCGAGAAGGCCGTCACCGGTGAGGGCAGCACCCTGGCCGACCTGTTCTCGGACCTGGAGACCCGCCACAAGGGCATCCAGGAGCGCATCGTCGACGCGTCCAAGGGCGGCGAACTGCGCCGCTTCGTGAACGTCTACCTCAACGACGAGGACGTCCGCTTCCTCGCGGGGATCTCCACCGAGCTCAAGGACGGCGACAGCGTCACCATCCTCCCGGCCGTGGCCGGCGGCGCCAAGTAA
- a CDS encoding putative leader peptide: MVSHDVSIETPGRLLLVARLHVDLCRLASAICPAA, translated from the coding sequence ATGGTTTCCCACGACGTGAGCATCGAGACGCCCGGCAGGCTGCTGCTCGTGGCGCGACTGCACGTCGACCTGTGCCGCCTCGCAAGCGCCATCTGTCCTGCTGCCTGA
- a CDS encoding Mov34/MPN/PAD-1 family protein, translating into MLTLTQTLYDRIVEHAREDHPDEACGIVAGPAGTGRPERFIPMLNAARSPTFYEFDSKDLLKLYRELDDRDEEPAIVYHSHTATEAYPSRTDVTYANEPGAHYVLVSTADQDGLGEFQFRSYRIVDGVISEEEVRVVEAY; encoded by the coding sequence ATGCTGACCCTCACCCAGACGCTGTACGACCGGATCGTCGAGCACGCCCGCGAGGACCACCCCGACGAGGCGTGCGGGATCGTGGCCGGCCCGGCGGGCACCGGCCGCCCGGAGCGGTTCATCCCGATGCTGAACGCGGCCCGTTCGCCCACGTTCTACGAGTTCGACTCCAAGGACCTGCTCAAGCTCTACCGCGAACTCGACGACCGCGACGAGGAACCCGCGATCGTCTACCACTCGCACACCGCGACCGAGGCCTACCCCTCGCGCACCGACGTCACCTACGCCAACGAGCCCGGAGCGCACTACGTGCTCGTCTCGACGGCCGACCAGGACGGGCTCGGGGAGTTCCAGTTCCGCTCCTACCGGATCGTCGACGGGGTGATCTCGGAGGAGGAAGTGCGGGTCGTCGAGGCCTACTGA
- a CDS encoding amino acid permease, whose product MTSVQVEHDKTPGEGTGAEGGEGYHRALGARQIQMIAIGGAIGTGLFLGAGKAISKAGPSLILAYAIAGLVIFFIMRALGELLMYRPVSGSFSDYAREFLGPFWGYVTGWTYWLFWVVTGITEVTAAAQYMSYWTHDSFPQWAYALIFTVILYGANLISVKLFGELEFWFSMVKVTAIVGMILICAGILTIGFSDAADTATVTNLWNDGGFFPKGIGGTLMTLQIVMFAFLAVELVGVTAGESKNPEKTLPKAINTVPWRIAVFYVGALIMILSVVPWHEFQPGVSPFVAAFEKMGLGVGAAVVNFVVLTAALSSCNSGMYSTGRMLRDLALNGQGPKFFTKLTKSGTPLIGTTFSAALMLVGVWINYVAPGKAFDYVVSFATISGMWAWIMILVCQIRYRAKADRGLLPQSPFRAPGAPYTSWFALLFIGMVIVMMGADKDARVSLYCAPLWGLILGVSYLVMKSRNPSGAAFGKSAEPAPADEASKGA is encoded by the coding sequence ATGACCTCTGTGCAGGTCGAGCACGACAAGACGCCCGGCGAGGGCACCGGGGCCGAGGGCGGCGAGGGTTACCACCGCGCGCTCGGCGCCCGCCAGATCCAGATGATCGCGATCGGCGGGGCCATCGGCACCGGCCTTTTCCTGGGGGCGGGCAAGGCCATTTCGAAGGCCGGCCCCAGCCTGATCCTGGCCTACGCCATCGCGGGCCTGGTCATCTTCTTCATCATGCGGGCCCTGGGCGAGCTGCTCATGTACCGCCCGGTGTCCGGGTCGTTCTCGGACTACGCCCGCGAGTTCCTCGGCCCCTTCTGGGGGTACGTGACCGGCTGGACGTACTGGCTGTTCTGGGTGGTCACCGGCATCACCGAGGTCACCGCGGCCGCGCAGTACATGTCGTACTGGACCCATGACAGCTTCCCGCAATGGGCGTACGCGCTGATCTTCACGGTCATCCTCTACGGCGCCAACCTGATCTCCGTGAAGCTCTTCGGTGAGCTGGAGTTCTGGTTCTCCATGGTCAAGGTCACCGCCATCGTCGGCATGATCCTGATCTGCGCCGGCATCCTCACCATCGGCTTCTCCGACGCCGCCGACACGGCGACCGTCACGAACCTGTGGAACGACGGCGGCTTCTTCCCCAAGGGCATCGGCGGCACGCTGATGACCCTCCAGATCGTCATGTTCGCCTTCCTCGCGGTCGAGCTGGTCGGCGTCACCGCCGGCGAGTCCAAGAACCCCGAGAAGACCCTGCCCAAGGCCATCAACACCGTGCCGTGGCGCATCGCCGTCTTCTACGTCGGCGCGCTGATCATGATCCTGTCGGTCGTCCCGTGGCACGAGTTCCAGCCCGGTGTCAGCCCCTTCGTGGCCGCCTTCGAGAAGATGGGCCTCGGCGTCGGCGCCGCCGTCGTCAACTTCGTCGTGCTGACCGCCGCCCTGTCGTCCTGCAACTCGGGCATGTACTCCACCGGCCGCATGCTGCGCGACCTCGCGCTCAACGGCCAGGGCCCGAAGTTCTTCACGAAGCTCACCAAGAGCGGCACCCCGCTCATCGGCACCACCTTCTCCGCGGCCCTGATGCTGGTCGGCGTCTGGATCAACTACGTCGCCCCGGGCAAGGCCTTCGACTACGTCGTCTCCTTCGCCACCATCTCAGGCATGTGGGCCTGGATCATGATCCTGGTCTGCCAGATCCGCTACCGCGCCAAGGCGGACCGCGGCCTGCTCCCGCAGTCCCCGTTCCGGGCGCCCGGAGCCCCGTACACGAGCTGGTTCGCGCTGCTCTTCATCGGCATGGTCATCGTGATGATGGGCGCCGACAAGGACGCGCGGGTCTCCCTGTACTGCGCCCCGCTGTGGGGCCTGATCCTGGGTGTCTCGTACCTGGTCATGAAGTCCCGCAACCCGTCGGGCGCCGCCTTCGGCAAGAGCGCCGAGCCGGCCCCGGCCGACGAGGCCTCCAAGGGCGCGTAG
- a CDS encoding DUF2017 domain-containing protein, with translation MSGAFEPVKEGEGAAVALEEIEISILRSLAVQLLELIGPGEPEPAADADPLAVLFASDGPTEPPSDPALARLFPDAYGGPGAREGAVDPAELTARSAEFRRFTENDLRTRKREDALAVVRSLDRLTPAGDGAAVLELTGELRLRWLGALNDLRLTIAARLDITEDDESAVLFRLPDDDPRKPMVMAYLWLGGLQETLIETL, from the coding sequence ATGAGCGGCGCGTTCGAACCCGTGAAGGAAGGCGAGGGCGCCGCCGTCGCGCTGGAGGAGATCGAGATCTCCATCCTGCGCTCCCTGGCCGTGCAACTGCTGGAGCTGATCGGCCCGGGCGAACCCGAGCCGGCCGCCGACGCCGACCCGCTGGCCGTGCTCTTCGCCTCCGACGGCCCCACCGAGCCCCCGTCCGACCCGGCGCTGGCCCGGCTCTTCCCCGACGCGTACGGAGGTCCGGGCGCGAGGGAGGGGGCCGTGGATCCCGCCGAGCTGACCGCGCGGTCCGCGGAGTTCCGCCGCTTCACCGAGAACGACCTGCGCACCCGCAAGCGGGAGGACGCGCTGGCCGTCGTGCGCAGTCTGGACCGGCTCACCCCGGCCGGCGACGGCGCGGCGGTGCTGGAGCTGACCGGGGAGCTGCGGCTGCGCTGGCTGGGCGCCCTCAACGACCTGCGGCTGACCATCGCGGCCCGCCTGGACATCACCGAGGACGACGAGAGCGCCGTGCTGTTCCGGCTCCCGGACGATGATCCGCGCAAGCCGATGGTGATGGCGTACCTCTGGCTGGGCGGCCTCCAGGAGACGCTCATCGAGACCCTCTGA
- the clpS gene encoding ATP-dependent Clp protease adapter ClpS: MGQVSVAPVEIERTESAEETFAVPEPDVPWVTLVHNDPVNLMSYVTYVFQAYFGYPKDKATKLMLDVHRKGRAVVSSGTREEMERDVQAMHGYGLWATLSQDRN; encoded by the coding sequence ATGGGACAAGTGAGTGTTGCTCCCGTAGAGATCGAACGCACCGAATCGGCCGAAGAGACCTTCGCGGTCCCCGAACCCGACGTCCCCTGGGTGACCCTGGTGCACAACGACCCGGTCAACCTCATGAGCTACGTGACGTACGTGTTCCAGGCGTACTTCGGCTATCCCAAGGACAAGGCGACCAAGCTGATGCTCGACGTCCACCGCAAGGGACGGGCCGTCGTCTCCAGCGGCACCCGCGAGGAGATGGAACGCGACGTGCAGGCCATGCACGGCTACGGCCTGTGGGCGACGCTCTCCCAGGACCGCAACTGA
- a CDS encoding nicotinate phosphoribosyltransferase — MNPADLGLPVDVPSTALFTDHYELTMLQAALANGAADRRSVFEVFTRRLPEGRRYGVVAGTGRVLDAVENFRFDAAVLEFLRERAVVDMRTLDWLASYRFSGDIWGYPEGEVYFPGSPVLRVEGSFAECVLLETVILSILNHDSAIAAAASRMSSAAGSRPLIEMGARRTHELAAVAASRAAYVGGFTSTSDLAAGFRYGIPTVGTSAHAFTLVHDNERDAFTAQVASLGGGTTLLVDTYDVAEAVRTAVEVAGTGLGAVRIDSGDLLLVAHRVRQQLDELGATSTKIVVTSDLDEYAIASLAAAPVDAYGVGTQLVTGSGHPTCSMVYKLVARATSADPKATLVPVAKKSSGGKTSVGGRKWAARRTDADGVAEAEVLGTGPVPAALADRQLLVQLVKGGEVVAREPLEAVRDRHRAVLGRLPLSAKQLSRGEAVIPTEYA, encoded by the coding sequence ATGAACCCTGCGGACCTGGGCCTGCCGGTGGACGTGCCGTCGACAGCGCTCTTCACGGACCATTACGAGCTCACCATGTTGCAGGCCGCCCTGGCCAACGGCGCCGCCGACCGGCGTTCGGTCTTCGAGGTCTTCACCCGACGGCTGCCCGAGGGGCGTCGCTACGGAGTCGTGGCGGGCACCGGACGGGTACTGGACGCGGTGGAGAACTTCCGCTTCGACGCCGCCGTGCTGGAGTTCCTGCGCGAGCGGGCCGTCGTCGACATGCGCACCCTGGACTGGCTGGCCTCGTACCGCTTCTCCGGCGACATCTGGGGCTACCCGGAGGGCGAGGTCTACTTCCCCGGCTCCCCGGTGCTGCGGGTGGAGGGCAGCTTCGCCGAGTGCGTGCTGCTGGAGACGGTGATCCTCTCGATCCTCAACCACGACTCGGCAATCGCCGCGGCCGCCTCCCGGATGTCCTCGGCGGCGGGGAGCCGGCCGCTCATCGAGATGGGCGCGCGACGCACGCACGAACTCGCGGCGGTGGCGGCCTCGCGCGCCGCCTACGTGGGCGGTTTCACCTCCACCTCGGACCTGGCGGCCGGCTTCCGGTACGGCATCCCCACGGTCGGCACGAGCGCCCACGCCTTCACGCTGGTGCACGACAACGAGCGGGACGCCTTCACCGCGCAGGTGGCCTCGCTGGGCGGCGGGACCACGCTCCTGGTGGACACCTACGACGTCGCGGAGGCGGTGCGGACGGCCGTGGAGGTCGCCGGCACCGGGCTCGGCGCGGTGCGCATCGACTCCGGCGACCTGCTGCTGGTCGCCCACCGGGTGCGGCAGCAGCTCGACGAGCTGGGGGCGACCTCGACGAAGATCGTGGTCACCTCGGACCTGGACGAGTACGCCATCGCCTCGCTGGCGGCCGCCCCGGTGGACGCCTACGGCGTCGGGACGCAACTGGTGACCGGCAGCGGACACCCGACGTGCTCGATGGTCTACAAGCTGGTGGCGCGGGCGACGTCCGCGGACCCGAAGGCGACGCTGGTGCCCGTGGCGAAGAAGTCCTCGGGCGGCAAGACGTCGGTCGGGGGCCGCAAGTGGGCGGCCCGTCGCACGGACGCCGACGGCGTGGCCGAGGCCGAGGTCCTGGGCACCGGGCCGGTGCCGGCGGCGCTGGCCGACCGGCAACTGCTCGTCCAACTGGTCAAGGGCGGCGAGGTGGTGGCCCGCGAACCGCTGGAGGCCGTGCGGGACCGGCACCGGGCGGTGCTGGGCCGGCTGCCGCTGTCCGCGAAGCAGCTGTCGCGCGGCGAGGCCGTGATCCCGACCGAGTACGCGTAG
- a CDS encoding nicotinamidase, translated as MHRALIVVDVQNDFCEGGSLAVTGGADVAAAITELIGQATPGYRHVVATRDHHVDPGSHFARPPAEPDYETSWPVHCVAGTEGVGFHPNFAPAVASGAVAAVFDKGAYEAAYSGFEGQDENGAGLTEWLRERHVTEVDVVGIATDHCVRATALDAVRAGFATSVLLDLTAAVSPHTTARALEELHAAGVTLVGGQAARLRQDPRETA; from the coding sequence ATGCACCGCGCACTGATCGTCGTCGACGTACAGAACGACTTCTGCGAGGGCGGCAGCCTCGCGGTCACCGGCGGGGCCGATGTCGCCGCCGCGATCACCGAGCTCATCGGCCAGGCCACGCCCGGCTACCGGCACGTCGTCGCCACCCGCGACCACCACGTCGACCCCGGGTCGCACTTCGCCCGCCCGCCGGCCGAGCCGGACTACGAGACCTCCTGGCCCGTGCACTGCGTCGCGGGCACCGAGGGCGTCGGGTTCCACCCGAACTTCGCCCCGGCCGTGGCGTCCGGCGCCGTCGCCGCCGTCTTCGACAAGGGGGCGTACGAGGCCGCGTACAGCGGGTTCGAGGGTCAGGACGAGAACGGCGCGGGTCTCACCGAGTGGCTGCGGGAGCGGCACGTCACCGAGGTCGACGTCGTCGGCATCGCCACCGACCACTGCGTCCGGGCCACCGCCCTCGACGCGGTCCGGGCCGGCTTCGCCACCAGCGTGCTGCTGGACCTGACGGCCGCCGTGTCCCCGCACACCACCGCGCGGGCCCTGGAGGAGCTCCACGCGGCCGGTGTGACCCTGGTGGGCGGCCAGGCGGCCCGGCTCCGGCAGGACCCGCGCGAGACGGCCTGA
- a CDS encoding immune inhibitor A domain-containing protein, which produces MGATAATGAFFTAAQAVDRRDAPAVDRQDPSAPAKEQVKHDLEGPFSKQQAQAREAALDQVLSGKKNVEQRGASKVVKLDDKKYVELGREKTDKIFTILVEFGDQVDSTTMFDPDGPGGPKPPAPKYGGTPGPLHNQIAQPDRKLDNSTAWQKDYSQKHFQDLYFGAGAGKNSLKTYYEKTSSGRYSVDGQVADWVKIPYNEARYGSNYCGQTNCANVWDTVKDGVTAWADAQKKAGKTDAQIKAQLAQYDQWDRNDFDGDGNFNEPDGYIDHFQIVHAGEDESAGGGVQGTNALWAHRWYAYGTDAGKTGPANNKAGGTQVGNTGIWVGDYTMQPENGGLGVFAHEYGHDLGLPDLYDTSGGGENGVGFWSLMSAGSWLGAGKESIGDLPGDMTAWDKLQLGWLNYGEAKAATKSTHKLGVSAYNTKDKQALVVELPKKKVKTEIVAPAEGSSQWWSNMGDDLKNTLTRSVDLTGKTSAALSLKGWWDIEAEYDFLYTEVSTDGGANWTALAGTANGTAIPVDAGGNPSLTGASGAWQNLNFPLDAYAGKKVDVRFRYQTDGGAGGKGFTADAVNITADGATLFTDGAENGDNGWTGKGFSRVGADFTKEYAQYYLAENRRYVSSDATLKVGPYNFGSAARPKWVEHYPYQDGLLIWQWDTSQKDNNTSQHPGQGLILPIDANAKPMKWADGTLLRNKIQPYDATFSAYSTDAFTLHKADQELFIKPKAANMVFDDHKGKYYYDENPTGSVKVTDTNTKIKIAKETYDGLQMTIEVGPAVK; this is translated from the coding sequence ATGGGGGCCACCGCGGCCACCGGCGCCTTCTTCACCGCCGCCCAGGCAGTCGATCGTCGGGATGCCCCCGCGGTCGACCGCCAGGACCCGTCCGCTCCCGCCAAGGAGCAGGTCAAGCACGACCTCGAAGGACCGTTCAGCAAGCAGCAGGCGCAGGCGCGCGAGGCAGCCCTTGACCAGGTGCTGTCCGGCAAGAAGAACGTCGAGCAGCGCGGCGCCTCCAAGGTCGTCAAGCTGGACGACAAGAAGTACGTCGAGCTCGGCCGCGAGAAGACCGACAAGATCTTCACGATCCTCGTCGAGTTCGGCGACCAGGTCGACAGCACGACCATGTTCGACCCGGACGGCCCGGGCGGCCCCAAGCCGCCCGCGCCCAAGTACGGCGGCACCCCCGGTCCGCTGCACAACCAGATCGCTCAGCCCGACCGCAAGCTGGACAACAGCACGGCCTGGCAGAAGGACTACAGCCAGAAGCACTTCCAGGACCTGTACTTCGGTGCCGGTGCCGGCAAGAACTCGCTGAAGACCTACTACGAGAAGACCTCCTCGGGCCGTTACTCGGTCGACGGTCAGGTCGCCGACTGGGTCAAGATCCCGTACAACGAGGCCCGTTACGGCTCGAACTACTGCGGTCAGACCAACTGCGCCAACGTCTGGGACACCGTCAAGGACGGCGTCACCGCCTGGGCCGACGCGCAGAAGAAGGCCGGCAAGACCGACGCGCAGATCAAGGCCCAGCTGGCGCAGTACGACCAGTGGGACCGCAACGACTTCGACGGCGACGGCAACTTCAACGAGCCCGACGGCTACATCGACCACTTCCAGATCGTCCACGCGGGCGAGGACGAGTCGGCCGGCGGCGGCGTGCAGGGCACCAACGCCCTGTGGGCGCACCGTTGGTACGCCTACGGCACGGACGCCGGCAAGACCGGTCCGGCGAACAACAAGGCCGGCGGTACCCAGGTCGGCAACACCGGCATCTGGGTCGGCGACTACACCATGCAGCCCGAGAACGGCGGCCTCGGCGTCTTCGCGCACGAGTACGGCCACGACCTGGGCCTGCCGGACCTCTACGACACCTCCGGTGGCGGCGAGAACGGCGTCGGCTTCTGGTCCCTGATGTCGGCGGGCTCCTGGCTCGGCGCGGGCAAGGAGTCCATAGGCGACCTCCCGGGCGACATGACGGCCTGGGACAAGCTCCAGCTGGGCTGGCTGAACTACGGCGAGGCGAAGGCCGCGACGAAGTCCACCCACAAGCTGGGCGTCTCCGCGTACAACACCAAGGACAAGCAGGCGCTGGTCGTCGAGCTGCCGAAGAAGAAGGTCAAGACCGAGATCGTCGCTCCCGCCGAGGGTTCCTCGCAGTGGTGGAGCAACATGGGTGACGACCTCAAGAACACCCTGACCCGCTCGGTCGACCTGACCGGCAAGACCTCCGCGGCCCTCTCCCTCAAGGGCTGGTGGGACATCGAGGCGGAGTACGACTTCCTGTACACCGAGGTGTCCACGGACGGCGGCGCCAACTGGACCGCCCTCGCCGGCACCGCCAACGGCACGGCCATCCCGGTCGACGCCGGCGGCAACCCCTCGCTGACCGGTGCCTCGGGCGCCTGGCAGAACCTGAACTTCCCGCTGGACGCCTACGCGGGCAAGAAGGTCGACGTCCGCTTCCGCTACCAGACGGACGGCGGCGCGGGCGGCAAGGGCTTCACCGCCGACGCCGTCAACATCACCGCGGACGGCGCCACGCTGTTCACCGACGGCGCCGAGAACGGCGACAACGGCTGGACCGGCAAGGGCTTCTCGCGGGTCGGCGCCGACTTCACCAAGGAGTACGCGCAGTACTACCTGGCGGAGAACCGTCGCTACGTGTCCTCGGACGCCACGCTGAAGGTCGGTCCGTACAACTTCGGTTCGGCCGCCCGTCCCAAGTGGGTCGAGCACTACCCGTACCAGGACGGCCTGCTCATCTGGCAGTGGGACACCTCGCAGAAGGACAACAACACCAGCCAGCACCCGGGCCAGGGTCTGATCCTTCCGATCGACGCCAACGCCAAGCCCATGAAGTGGGCCGACGGCACGCTGCTGCGGAACAAGATCCAGCCGTACGACGCGACGTTCAGCGCCTACTCGACGGACGCGTTCACGCTGCACAAGGCGGACCAGGAGCTCTTCATCAAGCCGAAGGCCGCCAACATGGTCTTCGACGACCACAAGGGCAAGTACTACTACGACGAGAACCCGACCGGTTCGGTGAAGGTCACTGACACCAACACCAAGATCAAGATCGCGAAGGAGACCTACGACGGTCTCCAGATGACGATCGAGGTCGGCCCCGCCGTCAAGTAA